The Buchnera aphidicola (Microlophium carnosum) sequence AGTTTTACCACAAGAACCTGTAATAGCCAATACCTTGACATTTGTTTTTTTACGAACCCAACTAGAAATTTGCCCTAAAGCAATAGATGTATTTTGTACTACAATATATGATACATAAGAATTTATATCTTTTTGTGTGATAAAAGCAACACATCCTTTTTTAATGGCATCGTTTATGAAAATATGTGCATCAAAATTTTTTCCTATTAAAGCAATAAAAAGACATCCTGGAATAATTTTTTTCGTATCAATAATAATCTCGTTTATCAATAGATCTATTCCATGTAGCTTTCCATTAGTAATAGAAGCAATTTTTTTTAACGATAAAGAAATCATATTTTTTCTTCCAATAAGTTTAAAACTATTTTTTTATCTGAATACTTAATATATCTATTTTGAATTATTTGTTTTTCTTCATGTCCTTTCCCGGATATTAAAATTATATGATTATATTTTGCTTTAAAATAAGCGTAAGATATTGCTTGTTTTCTGTTTGGAATAATTAGTATTCTTTTTTTATTTTGACAACCATTTAAAATATCTTCAATAATTTTCTTTTCTTTTTCATTTCTTGGATTGTCATTAGTAATAATAACTTTATCTGACATTTTTTCTGCAATAGCACCCATGATAGGACGTTTTTTTTGATCTCTTTCTCCTCCACATCCAAATATACACCATATATATCTTTGATAGTGCAAGCGAATTGCATCTAGTGTTTTTTTTAATGCATCAGGTGTATGAGCATAGTCAATAATAAAAGTTGGTTTTTTGATAAGAGTAAATGTTTCCATTCGACCAGATACAGGCATTATTTTTTGAGATGTATTAATTAAATTAGATAAACTATGACCTAGTTCTAAAAGACAAGCTAATGATAACAAGAGATTTGTTACGTTAAAATGGCCAATGAGACTAGATAATATTTCACCTTTCCCCCAACTTGATTCAAATACTATACAAACAAAATTATTAGCATATTTAATATCAGTAGCATTTATCCATTTTGTAGCATATTTTTTTTGTGCAGAATTTTTAATAGTAACTGCTATTGTATAGTAATTAAGTAGTTTTTTTAGCCATATTTTTCCATATGGATCATCAGCATTTAATATAATTTTTTTAACTTTATGTGTGCTAAACAATAACCATTTTGCTGATTCATATTTTTCCATATTTTGATGATAATCTAGATGATCTTGTGTTAGATTTGTAAAGATTGCAATATAAAAAGGAACAGCTTTGACACGATGCTGTATCAAACCATGTGAAGAAACTTCCATCGTAACTAATTTAGCTTTTTTTTCTAATGCTATAGATAAAAATAAGTGAATAAAAATGGCAGAAGATGTTGTATTTTTCGTAGATTGTAAAGAGTCATAGAAACCATTTCCTAAAGTTCCCATGGTTGCATTTTTATCGCCTAAAATTTTACTCCATTGATTGATTAATTGTGTTACGGTAGTTTTTCCATTAGTTCCAGTTATGCCAATTATTTTTAATTTGTTTCCTGGTTCTTTGTAGAAACGACTGGCTAGCATCGATATATTTTCAGATAGTTTAAAAAAATATATTATAAGAACATTGTTAATATATTTAAATGTTCCATGATTTTCTTTTTTTTTAGTTTCATATAGAATAGCTGCTGATTTTTTATAAATAGCTTCGAAAACAAAATTACGTCCATCTTGTTTTATTCCTGGAACAGCTATAAATAAATCGCCTTTATTTACAGTTCTACTATCTATATTTAAATTTAAAATATATTTATTTGGAATATCTTTAATCCACGGTGCAAGCAGATATTTTAAGCAAGTTTTATTCATTCAATTTCTGTCGATTTGATTGTAAAATAGTATTTTAATTCAATAAATTATCTGGTTTGATATTCATTTTTTTTAATACTAATGTCATTATACTGCTAAAAACTGGAGCAGAAACTGCACCTCCATAATATTTTTTTCCCTTAGGATTATCGATTACAATGATTAATGAAAATCTTGGATCGCTAGCTGGAGCGATTCCTGCAGTATACGCTGTGTATTTTTTAATATAACGTCCATGAATGCCTACTTTTTTTGCAGTTCCTGTTTTAATAGCAACACGATATCCTTTGACTGCGGCTTGAATACCTCCTCCTCCTGGTTTGGCAACACTTTCCATCATATTAATTACTTTTTGCACATATTGTTTTGGAAAAATTCTTTTTTCATCTATTGGACTATTAATTTTTATAATTGAAAGTGGACGATATATTCCATAACTTCCGATAGTAGCATATAATCGTGCTAGCTGAAGAGGGGTGACCATGAGACCATATCCAAAAGAGAAAGTAGCTTTATCTAAATCAGCCCATTTTTTTTTTTTAGGGAAAAAACCGCTTTTTTCACCAATGAGTCCTAGTTGAGTTGGTTGTCCTAATCCAAAATTAATATAACTATCAAGTAATTTTAAAATTGGCATAGATAGTGCAATTTTTGATACTCCTACATTACTTGATTTTTGCAATATACCAGTTATAGTAAGTTGATCATGATAAGAAACATCTTTTATTTGATGTCTTTTAATGAAAAAAGGTTTAGTGTCAATTATTGATTTTTCTTGAATAATTCCAAGTTTTAACGCTTCCATAATTACTATTGGCTTTACTGTTGAACCTGGTTCAAAAATATCTGTAATGGCTCTATTACGAATATTTTTTTTTATGATATGTCGCATATTATTAGGATTATATGAAGGACTGTTTGCCATAGCTAAAACTTCCCCTGTTTTAATATCAATTAAAACTGCAGTTCCAGAATCAGCCTTATTTTTCTCTACTGCTTCGTATAATTTATGATATACAATACTTTGTAATTGAGCATTAATACTAAGTGTTAAGTTATTAGATGGACTCTCTTCAACTAAAGATGTATTTTCAACAATTTCTCCCTTGTTATCTTTTCTAATTTTTCTTTTTCCTGGTTTTCCTGTTAGTAGTGTGTTAAAACTTTTTTCTACACCTTCAATTCCGATACCATCTATGTTAGTTATACCTATAAGTTGAGCTGCAATTTTTCCAAAAGGATAATATCTTTTTGATTCTTCTAATAAAAAAATACCAGGTAACTGTAATTTTTTAATATACTTTGCAATCTCAGGATTGATTTGACGCGCTAAATAAATAAATTTTGATTTCTTATGAGCATTTATATGTAAAAATATGTTTTTTAATGGGATTGAAAGAACTTCTGACAAAGCGTCCCAACGTTTATTATGTTCAATATTTTTTTTGTTAAGAACTTCTGATGGATCTGCACAGATAGCGTTGACTGATACAGTCACTGCTAGCGGATATCCGTCTCGATCATTAATATTTCCTCGTGTACTAAGTAAAGATTGCATTCTTAATGTTCTACGATCTCCTTCTATTATGAGTAGATTAGAATTGATTATTTGTAAAAAAATTATGCGTAATGTTAAAGTCATTAAGGATAGAAAAATAAAACTACATAATATAAAAAATCGCCAATTTATATAGTTTATTTTTTTTATATTTTTTTCTTTAAAAAAATTAATTTTTTCTTTTTTGTACATTTTTTAAATGATATCCATCAATTTACATCTTTTTTATCAAATAAAAATTATTTTTTTTGAACTGTAGAGTAAAGAGATAAAGAATTTTTTTCAATTATTAAATTTCTCCATTCGTTATTTTTTTCTTTTTTTTTAGAATAAGATTTTCTTCTTGAGTAATTAATAATCGGGTTTTATGAACTGTTATGACAACAAAGCTAGCAGATAATATAATAGAAATTAATAAAATTAAATGAGTTTTTCCATATACAAGAAAATCATTTTTGATTATTGTCGGTAAATCATAACGTTGAATTTTCATATTTATTCTCGTATTTCTGCCACACGAAGTATAGAGCTACGAGCTCTAGGATTATTATTTATTTCACTTGCAGTTGGTGATATTCGATTGATAATTTTTAACTTGCAGATTTTTAAATTATTTAATTGTTTTTCTGTGATAGCCATGCCATATGGAACAACTGCTTTTGCACTGTTTTGTATCATAAAATTTTTTACTATTCTATCTTCTAAAGAATGAAAACTAAGAACTGATATACGTCCTCCTGGTTTTAATATTTTTAGCGTACTTTTCAAAGCTTGTTGAATTTCTTCTAATTCTTGATTGATATAAATTCTAATAGCTTGAAAGCTTCTTCTTGCGGGATGTTTAAATTTATTTCTTATTGGTATAGCTCTTTTAATAATATCAGCTAATTCTAAAGTTCGGGTTATTTTTTTTATTTGATTGACGTGTTTGATTGCATGAGCTATTTTTTTTGAAAAACGCTCTTCTCCAAAATTTTTTAATACAAAAGCAATTTCATGGACATTGCTTTTAAAAAGCCATTCTGAAGCAGAAATACCATAGTTGGGATTCATTCTCATGTCTAAAGGACCATCTTTTTTAAATGAAAAACCTCTTTCATGGTTGTCAATTTGTAATGAAGATACTCCTAAATCAAATATAATTCCATTAACCTTCCCTATAATCTCTTGGTTTTTTGCATAATCTAGTAATTTTGAAAAATTTTGATTGATTATATGAAAGCGTGAATCTTGAATATTATGACCTATAGAAACAGCAATTGGATCTCTATCAATAGAATATAATTTTCCATCTTTTCCTAATCTTTTTAAAAT is a genomic window containing:
- the rsmH gene encoding 16S rRNA (cytosine(1402)-N(4))-methyltransferase RsmH, producing the protein MNRTLTHIPVMKQELIHSLKIKKNGIYIDGTFGTGGHSNEILKRLGKDGKLYSIDRDPIAVSIGHNIQDSRFHIINQNFSKLLDYAKNQEIIGKVNGIIFDLGVSSLQIDNHERGFSFKKDGPLDMRMNPNYGISASEWLFKSNVHEIAFVLKNFGEERFSKKIAHAIKHVNQIKKITRTLELADIIKRAIPIRNKFKHPARRSFQAIRIYINQELEEIQQALKSTLKILKPGGRISVLSFHSLEDRIVKNFMIQNSAKAVVPYGMAITEKQLNNLKICKLKIINRISPTASEINNNPRARSSILRVAEIRE
- the ftsI gene encoding peptidoglycan glycosyltransferase FtsI; amino-acid sequence: MYKKEKINFFKEKNIKKINYINWRFFILCSFIFLSLMTLTLRIIFLQIINSNLLIIEGDRRTLRMQSLLSTRGNINDRDGYPLAVTVSVNAICADPSEVLNKKNIEHNKRWDALSEVLSIPLKNIFLHINAHKKSKFIYLARQINPEIAKYIKKLQLPGIFLLEESKRYYPFGKIAAQLIGITNIDGIGIEGVEKSFNTLLTGKPGKRKIRKDNKGEIVENTSLVEESPSNNLTLSINAQLQSIVYHKLYEAVEKNKADSGTAVLIDIKTGEVLAMANSPSYNPNNMRHIIKKNIRNRAITDIFEPGSTVKPIVIMEALKLGIIQEKSIIDTKPFFIKRHQIKDVSYHDQLTITGILQKSSNVGVSKIALSMPILKLLDSYINFGLGQPTQLGLIGEKSGFFPKKKKWADLDKATFSFGYGLMVTPLQLARLYATIGSYGIYRPLSIIKINSPIDEKRIFPKQYVQKVINMMESVAKPGGGGIQAAVKGYRVAIKTGTAKKVGIHGRYIKKYTAYTAGIAPASDPRFSLIIVIDNPKGKKYYGGAVSAPVFSSIMTLVLKKMNIKPDNLLN
- the murE gene encoding UDP-N-acetylmuramoyl-L-alanyl-D-glutamate--2,6-diaminopimelate ligase, producing MNKTCLKYLLAPWIKDIPNKYILNLNIDSRTVNKGDLFIAVPGIKQDGRNFVFEAIYKKSAAILYETKKKENHGTFKYINNVLIIYFFKLSENISMLASRFYKEPGNKLKIIGITGTNGKTTVTQLINQWSKILGDKNATMGTLGNGFYDSLQSTKNTTSSAIFIHLFLSIALEKKAKLVTMEVSSHGLIQHRVKAVPFYIAIFTNLTQDHLDYHQNMEKYESAKWLLFSTHKVKKIILNADDPYGKIWLKKLLNYYTIAVTIKNSAQKKYATKWINATDIKYANNFVCIVFESSWGKGEILSSLIGHFNVTNLLLSLACLLELGHSLSNLINTSQKIMPVSGRMETFTLIKKPTFIIDYAHTPDALKKTLDAIRLHYQRYIWCIFGCGGERDQKKRPIMGAIAEKMSDKVIITNDNPRNEKEKKIIEDILNGCQNKKRILIIPNRKQAISYAYFKAKYNHIILISGKGHEEKQIIQNRYIKYSDKKIVLNLLEEKI